Genomic window (Lycium barbarum isolate Lr01 chromosome 2, ASM1917538v2, whole genome shotgun sequence):
gatgttatagctcgtattttgtacgttcgaaaattttgaggtagtcgtggtaagttaaggaaatgatcatcttccaaaattattttaatgtacaagtcggttatgaatattatttatgagttCTATTAGtacgaaaatattgagaaagactaagggtaaaaagggaaattcgcaaaatggtccatggtaatattgtggaaaggctacgggcaaaatgggaatttcacaaaaaaaaatcttgaaagttcttgaaaattTCCACTTTGGCCAGGTGACAcaaagagtgggccccaccccatggccatgtgtccacatttttatttgtaGGACCTAAGTATAAATATGGAGAAGTAGTGGCAATTAAAGTATAATTgttttcatgaaaattcaagaagcttgaagaaagaaagagaagaagaggaggaaaagggttcggccatggtggaaaaatttgaagccatggaaattgatcaagaaaaattattttcttctagtatttccaccaaatggaaggtccttattaacatgaaggagttgttggagcaagcaaagcctttgtttgtgtaattcataagccctatccaagtaaagaagttgggtgagaaaggtatgtgttcaaccctcttttacatatgttgtgggtggtttatgcatgtcgttgtatgaagaaatggatgaaattcatgtgatatatatgtgtgtgggtgtttgccgaatagtagctaggtgggtaagatgtgatgaattgattttatttagtatttagatttttgtagttgtggattctatgatgttaaattaagatttaatggtttgaagtgAAGTGGTAATTGTTTGTGAATTATTGAAGAAGCTAATGTAATTTTaatataatttcttgtaattatgagaatgaagttgtgatcattgtagAGTTGTTGAGGAAGTTAATGTAACACTAGCATGAATCCTTATATTTGTATgcatgaagttgttaatgtgaaatgttggtggagttcatgaatttggaagaaagtaatgtgttgttgtccttggtggtgttgtgagatttcgggtggaatggtATAGTAGTTGGGCTATTTTGAACATTGTGCGGATTGTATGAAATGGTTTTAAGtcttgtttgaatggtcttggacTAGTACTTAAATGAGTGAgcattggtgttggcttgatcATATGTGGTTGGATTTGAATAGAAAAGACTGCTAgtattagaatgcattttgaattaattgatgaagttggaagtatgattgttggtattgttgttgatgataatttggccgagttgaattctcggattgttgttgataaaattagccgagtcagattctcggggatggtgtgtttacaggggaggtgctgctgaaatttcggcagattatgaatgaattcatttaaaggattaagacaagtatatggtgatgaatctaatgggtgcgtcaatcttcttgaatgtagactagcgataacgagcttggacaactaagcgtagctaataggacgtgaaacaggtatgttaaggctcgtccctctctttcaaggcatgattccgatgttatgatttcataattgcttccatattctccttgttttcaaaagttagatgtttatgatttcaaggcatgattcttttcccgataacccgtcaatgttttccaaaaatgttcgtatttttccaaaacaaaggtttatgatattgtaagcttttatgacaaaaacgatggatatgtttgacaacgacattgatgatgtcgaggatgagaatatttctatgatgactatgataagaatgatttcatgttcgaaaggtacttgatacggttattgctttgattttccaaaaatagcttctgaaacgttcgtagaaggttctgtacttcaaacgctcataactttcttatactaagtcggattgacccgaaacttgtttctgagccttcatatgtcgatttatgtacgtacccattgaGTCTTAACGCtgctattcgttgctagtctcaccttataatagttgttccttcaaggtgagacaaagcggccatggttattccataatgtaatcggaggttaccgaccttacgtcactccgatggatacatgactttctttgggctctcatgcatgctgcttatatgatatatgtatatgtatatgtgggatatggggaaaagggccatatgttgcgctatagacgcattgccacctggtcagttggcgtaatatcatcccggacgcgggacatatgtgggggagccgacgtattcggcgctatgacatgttctattttctatatggaaaagaaatgtttttcaaagaaagctaagcatgcatggcatccgccttaagaggcactcagatgtacaggttactcttttatctcatcatatgctctatatttccactctgttattattcatatttatattccttactatgttactattcatgccttacatactcagtacaatgctcgtactgaccctctttcttcgggggctgcgtttcatgccacgcaggtacacccagatgagtagacgccattatagaagacgttccagcggagttggcaagctccacttgctctggagtgttgccgggtcggAGTACTATGccatgatgtcttgttcgaagttagagactttgcagacagagtcgtgggtatagagtgtcggtattgtaaacggctccaccagccgatgtgtcacttatgttatgttataaagtccatgtgattacagatttcatttgatttgagtacgagggaaaagaaagattctgaaagcttactatgtatttcattcttattcgatttaagagtccaaagatgtTATGCACGtcataagagtcagcgggttcgctcggccccgaatatggggtcgggtgcccatcacaccctagtaaagtcggggtgtgacaataaggTCTTGCTCAGTGATCCCAACCTCCTCCAAATACTTCTTTGCCTTAATTATCTTCTGAATCATCCAAGAAGCCTGCGCACATGGCATGCTCCATACAGACCCTTGCTTATTATAATAGCAATGCACCCATTGAATCCATAGCCAATCAGCCTTCTTGCACAGGTTCCAGAGCAGTTTACAGATAGCTGCCTTATTCCAAACAGCTATATCTGTTACATTAAAACCACCAACTGCTCTTGGGTAGCAAACTTTCATTCTAGTATTGTTTCCATCTTTGGTGTGTAATTATGAGTAGTGAAAATAATGTACAGTAATTAGTTTGATCTCCTACTCTCCTAGTACTTTTCAAATTGTTGAATTTTAAATTCGTTGCACCTAAGTGAGGATTAAAGGAAAGGAGAAGGAAATACTTAAAGGACTTGACAGTTTTATTTGCTTCGTCTAAGGACGCATACTCTATAGTGTTGATGCTTTAACAGATATGCCTCTCAATCCTTTTATTTTTCTCACGGTATCTACAGGTGTATGATCTAACCTCATGTGCCAAACATTTAAAATCCTACCTAGCTACATTTATACTGTCAATAAAATTTTCAGTTGCATCATAAGCATGATATCTTTGCTCAACCTCCAGGATACAAATTCCTTGATCCTCTTTAATCATCATTCCCCTTCACCTTCTAATTGTTAATGTCCTAAAACATATCAAAATCAGGAAAAAAGGTCGCTGAACACTTTAATTCATTAGTTAGTTTGGACACTAGTAAGAGATTATATTTGAACTCTGGAAGAAAGAGGACATTATGAACTTCCTGGTCATTAAACACAAAAGAAGCACCAATATGTGATACTGTAGCTAGATCTCCAGTTAGCAAATGCAATTTAGCTCCCTCTTGTAATGACGCCTTTTTGTAACTAGCCAaggtttctaaatttgaagccAGATATGGTCTGAAGCACCCGTATATATCGTCTATTTTCATGACTTCTATGAAACATAAACGCGTTATTATACCTGTAGTATTAGCTTGAAGCTGAACTTGCTTTCCCTTTCCCAACATCCTCAAAATCTTCCCGTGATGTTCTTGAGTAAACACTGGTGTGGCAGCAGTTGTAACAATTGGTGTGGCAGCAGTTGTAACAACTAGCTGGGCTTCGTGAATGACTTCATGCCCAAGTTGATTTGTTTCAGGTCTATGGATTTTCTTCTTAAACTTGATATCTAAGGGATAACCATTCAGCCTATAAAAACATCTTTGGTGTGCCTTTTTGAAATACTTAGCAGAATTCACACCGAACATTGTTCTTCTTAGGGTAGATATTCGAACCTCCTTTTCCACTTCCAGTTAACTGTGCTGTACCTATGTGCCAAAGGTCTTCGGCTTTCAACTGAGTATAGGAAAATCCCACATCTTTAAGATGATGGTGGGCAAATCTCAGAGAGGACGTTGATTCTCTAAGGGGAGAGTATGTAACAAGGGGAAGATGTTTGGTACATAAGGAAACAAGTCTTAGACCCTAGTGAAACGTTTTAATTCAAACGTGTGAGCCTAAGTCTAAAGTACAAAACAACACTAGTGGACTGAGCTGCTACAAATAAATATGCAAATTACGCTGTCAAAACTTTTAGCAATTGATACCAGGGGCGGATCTATGTGTTgttgagggtgttcacccgaacaccctcggcaaaaaattacagtgtatatagaggataaattttctgtgtttacgtgcatatattaacttttgaacaccctcggcaaaaaattgcagtgtatatttagttttttttttttttttgaacaccCTAAATGAAAATTCTAGATCCGCCACTGATTGATACTTAAGAAATAAGAAGTTCAGTGAAATAAGTATCATTTTCTTAGAATTTAGGAAGCCAGGTACCGAAGTAACATTGATAAATGTATCCTGAATATATTAGAGATAAAAGAGAGGTACATTTGCATATGATGGGGAAAACATAGCATTCTTCCTTGTTAATTAATCGCTATACATAAATTTGAGATCATATTTTGCAGTCTGATTTGGATAGAAGAGTCCAAAGTGTTGCTCTGTGACTGCTCCTTCCTTTTGATTTTCATCAAACATTGCAAACAAATAAGTTTCTATGATCCTTCCAGGTTTCTTTGGAGTTCCTGCCCTTGATTTTACATGATTAACCAAATTCCTATAATAAGTTTGAGCATTTTCTATAGTTGCTGAAGGGTTCCCTTCTGCAGGCCAACCACTCTCAGATACAACAATCTCCACATTTGGTCCTCGGGCTTTCTCTATAGCAAAATAAAAAGAATCCAAAAGGGCATCAAAAAGATTTTGATATCCTATTGAATTTGTTCCTTGTTGGTTGAATAGTGCATAAGAAAGTGGGACATCGACCGTGTTATAAATATGGCCAAAATAAGGGTAAAGATTGGCTAAGATTGGAAGGTTATTTCGTGCTAGGAATTCGATTATGGGATTAATAAAAACCCTTAAATTCTTCACGAAAATTACTATCTTTGGGTGGGTAGGTGTTCGCTAAGAGCCCCGAATATGTCGCGGTTGAGACCTTGATCTTATCTTGCAATCCTGCTGCTGATAACACATTGTAAATATTTCCCATGGCAGGACCAACAAATCGTGCATATTGACCGGTATTTGTACCGGGATCAACTTCATTTCCAACGGCTATATATTTGAATTTAACATCTGGGAAATAATTTTTTATGTTGTCTTGGACCCAAGTATTGGCTTTTGAGGAATTGGCTAGTGCTTCAAGATCTTGATTTGGAACATCAAGAAGGATCTCAATGCTACTTCCTTTGAGAGCATTGAAGATGTTTGTAACTGGAGAGTAGATTCTCATCTTTCTGATCCCATTGGCCTTGTATAGGTTTATGACATCTTGATCTGATGGTAAATTGTTGGCAATTTTTCCATAGCATACTCCAATATTAGAATATGCCCCTACACATTGAGGGAAAAGAAAATTAGCAGATGGTGTAAAAAATAATCCATAGACTCCCTAGGACATGTGAAACATAGTGTTCTGAAACCAAATTTGTGACGCCCAAAACCTTGGTGAGACGGACCGGTACCGATGCCTTACTTGACCGACCTAACCAACCTTACATGACTTATGAAATATGATATATGCATGAGTTGAAAATAATCTTTCAACAAAAAATGCGTTTTTCTTTTGAAGAATCACTTTCCTTTCTTCGATAAATTCACCCATAAAAGTAAGCTTTTTGATAGGGGGCTAGGGGCACCACTACAAAAAACTGAGTAATTTGTGGAGGTTAAAAGTTGCAATTTGCAATTTGCGGAGGTTTAAGCCTTCATTATTTACAAACCTATTTTTTGGTACACAATCAACATAGTGATGGAATATGGTGAATTAAGGCCATGAAAAAACTTAAACGGGTAGAAAGTACGTGTCAATTTATGTAAGATGAGTGCGTGTGTTAGAAGTGGATCTAAAGTGGTTTCGACGAGTCAACTAAAGTGGATTTCGGTTAAGAGATGAACGAACCATTAAAAGGGTTCTTTTACACTTAATTGATTCATTCCTTCCTTACAACGATTGTGGGTACCTGCCTACAACCTTTAATCTTGAGTGACCAGAATTAACATAAATATAGctggaatcatatatacatacaaaaaaaaaaaaaaaaaaagtatattcaATCAATCAATAACCATTCTAAATTATGAATTCGCCTATGGCGTGTGTATGcgtggagaaagaaagaaagagaccAGTTATTTGGTCGCTGGACATCAACAGCCCAAAAAGTAGAAGTACAGCTGCAGCAAAGCCTTTTTTAGTGAACAAGTAGCACAAAGCCATAGCAAAAATGAAGCTTACAAATTAAGCCAAAAACCCTTTGGAATTCTATATTGAGGAAGCATTCTAGTTGCTGCTTATATAGTGCAATTTTGTCACAAATGAAGAAAATTTGCAGAAGACCAAGAAAAAAGTTGGAGAATCCAGGCATAACAAGCGAGGCACTACATGGCATAATAGTTCAATTTTGTCACAAATGAAGAAAATTGGCAGAAGTTCCACCTCAAAAGTGATGGATGTATGGAATTGTATAGGAAAAGAAATGGATCGCATTTAAGATATCTGCATGATGATTGTTTGGGTAATCACAACATGACACATGAGAACACAATTAGGTGTATTTTGATAATACGCAATTACCTCAATTCGATGATGTTCAAATTCCCAATTACATATTCTTAAATGTAGGCCAAAATCCCCCAATATCTATTTCACTTCTTTAATCCGTGTTATAGGTGTAATAATCCGTGAATATTACTGATATACATCAAAATAGGTGTTCAGAATAGTCGCTCAACTCGAGCTCCCCTAATACAAAAATGGTGAAATAAACTCAATTCCCGATTTATGTCCTTTTTATAATATTTCAAGTCTCCATTGGGATCGTGACAGGGTGCAACATGATCGCAAAGAGCAATCCAGGAAGACCCTGTGCAATCGTTACCCTTAATTACGCAATGCTCTACAGCCCAGACTAGCGCGATCTCAACCTCTCGTGATCACGAAGCACTACATATGAAccaggaaaaaaataaaataaatttgcaCTACCCAAAATGTGGTTTTCTTGCCCTATACTCACCCAAGTCCCTCGGGTCTCAACCAGAACCACCCCAACAAGTCCTAAAAAATTAGTTGAACCTATGAGAAATCTCAAATCATGGAACAGGACGAGGGGTTGGGTTACTATAGGTGCGCGAGATAGCTTATCCCAATATCTTTACCCCAAATGCAATACAATACAAATAAGTGAAATATATAACAACTAAAACAAATGTCTCAAATATCATCAACTGCTAACAACTGTTGGACACACATGCTAGATATTATCAATAACTACTAAAAATATCATGAAACAGTATAAATACGTACACATGCTAATTGCTAAGGCCCTCGTGACCAATGTCGGGTACTTCAAAATAACTAATCTCACTCATGGTTGCCCCGCACGAAAACTAGATAGTAGTTTAAACACAACTGACATCTCAAATAACATGCCTTTGTTAACCAGAAAGCAAAACAAGAAGCGTAAGTCTCACTTATCTCCCATCAAACTTGACCTAAAGTCGTATCCTTACGTCTCTTGTCATTTCTTGCCTAACGACTCTCAATCTATGCAAAATATGCATTACCGTCAAAATTATACATATTAGCCTGAAATTTAGGACAATTCGAAATCAACATCAACGGAAAGTCAATTCAAAAGTCATCCCTCGGGTCAATAGTTAAAAGCACAAAATAAATTTCATAATCGGATTACTCATGGCACCCAGTTCAAAACTATACTTAGATTTCAGTTGAAGTGTGCTTGCTAGATGAAATCGTCAAACAATGATTCTATATATATGATTTCTAGAATGTTGAATCTTTAGGAAAATCCACGATTTAAATTCTGTTATATGCCAAATTAGTTGGAGGGGTAGATTAGTCATTTCTTTAGTCGGTTAAAAGTAGTTAGCAGTTACAAGGTCTGTTAGTTAGTTAGAAATGAAGGGAAAATTAGTTGAGAAGATATTCCATAGTTTGAGTATTAATACTTGATTGTATCATTGTTGAGATTCATTGATAGAAATAATAACTACATTTCTAGCCTATATTCTCTCTCTACAAATTCATACTTGCAATCTTGTTCAAGAGTCTTTCTACCATATATTCTTTAGAGTTTGCATAGCAAATCTCTGTCCAATCCAGTGGACACTGATAAGCTGTAACAAGTTGGTATCAATCCTTGGAATTATGTGATAATGGGCGACATTGGTAGACAAAATGAAATCAGAAGAGAAATCGAGCAATTGATGGGGGAATTTCAGCAAGTATTTGGTGAACAATTAAGGATTATGAATGAGAAACATGAACAAACCATGGAGGAATTCAGACAGATGTTTGCAACAATGAAAGGGACTCGCAAgaataataatcgagaggaactAAGCTCGTCTGATTCAGGAGGATCTAGGGAATGGCGTTATAGGGGTCATACTCGATATTCACGCATTGAATTTCCTAAATTCAATGGTGATGACTTAAGAGGATGAGTGTACAGATGTGAGCAGTTCTTCGAGTATGAAGAAACAACAGATGAATCAAAAGTCAAGGTAGCTGCAGTGCATTTGGAGGGAAAGGCTCTACAATGGCATCAAATGTACATGAAAACGAGGTTTTCAAGGATTTTCCAGATTGGGAAGATTATGTGAGAGCCTTGCGGAAGAGGTTTGGAACTTCAACTTACTTCGATCCTATGTCTGAATTGATGTTATTATGATAAACAAGTATTGTGCAAAGCTTCCTTGATCAATTTGATGCACTGTTGAATAAGGCAGACCTCATCGAGGAGCAATCCATGAGTTGTTTGTTAGCTGGATTGAAACCAGACATAGCTGTTCGAGAGAAATTTTTAGGTGCTAGAACCTTGATGAAAGCATATGGTCAAGCCAAACTCATTGACAAAGAGCTAAACTTACTAGAGACTAACAACACCAACCTGATAGCCAATTTTCTTAGTAACAAATCCAACTACCCTAGAAACAACTACTAtcccaaaaaaaattatcctCCTATATTACCCAATCCAAATTCTGCTACTAGTCAACCTTATAAATCTAACACAACTAAAATTTTTCCTGCCAAACCATTCTCTAAACCAACCAGAATTTTGAGTAGTACTGAGATGGATGAGAGGAGATCTAAGGGCTTATGCTATTGGTGTGAGGAGAAATATGTGCCAGGCCATAACTGTAGAAAAGGGAAACAATTATATCTGTTTGAAGTAGAAGAGGGAGATGATCATAATGAGGAAGTATATCATGAGGTGGAGGAGGAACTAAGAATTGAGGAAGAAGGAAGTATAGCACAAGTTTCAGTTCATGCTTTGTCAGGAGTGCATGATTATAGAACAATGAGGGTAAGGGGATCTTTTAAGGGAAAAATGATACATCATAATTGACACAGGAAGCACTTATAATTTTATTGATTATGAAGCAGCTAAGAGGTTAGGTTGCCCCTTGAAAACCGTTCCTGCTATTCCTATAGCTATAGCTAATGGTAGCAAGGTTATGAGTTCATATATATCTGGTGGATTCAGCTGGAAGATGCAATCAGTAGAATTTTCCTCGGATATGTTAATATTAGCATTAGGAGGATATGATGTAGTACTAATAATACAATGGTTAATTACTGTTACACCCTGCACTTTCGGAGCAtaagcatgccacgtacttcaccatagtaatggagtatcgaagacgtcccatgaagttttgaaaggtacaagccatggaaagtttcgtatgaaaattttggtccaaattgagggatgaatacctcttagcatatgaagtgttttggagtgaaaccaaagcctaaaatgaagttcgtcgagtctagtttccaatgcaataaattgctcgtcgatacgacatcggagtagagaattatggacgttacaaattcagctgacagagcagaaacagcgctgctacagtgctgctacagtgccaccgactttacCCACTTATAAAAGGGTTAAAATCCCTCTTTTTGGTCATAAAAACCTCTCAAATACTCCAGAAAAATCAGCAAGCATAAGAGcaaatatacatcacaaaagtgagaattttgagtaatttcaagtgacggagtattaatcgaggtccaagTAACGTGcggttgtgattatagtattgtCTTGCGGCagaattggcttggattcaaagtaaatattgaacatATTGCTGCTCTAGAaataataaggtatgaatctctccttattaatattaatttcagtttatttatggagataaaaTTATTACATAGCTGTATAATAAGTTGGATAGTTGAGAAACTTcgaaaacatcgtgtgagatattttatggagcctattggtgttgataatattgttgtgatgttggtattgttgttgttg
Coding sequences:
- the LOC132629423 gene encoding LOW QUALITY PROTEIN: glucan endo-1,3-beta-glucosidase-like (The sequence of the model RefSeq protein was modified relative to this genomic sequence to represent the inferred CDS: deleted 1 base in 1 codon); translated protein: MALCYLFTKKGFAAAVLLLFGLLMSSDQITGAYSNIGVCYGKIANNLPSDQDVINLYKANGIRKMRIYSPVTNIFNALKGSSIEILLDVPNQDLEALANSSKANTWVQDNIKNYFPDVKFKYIAVGNEVDPGTNTGQYARFVGPAMGNIYNVLSAAGLQDKIKVSTATYSGLLANTYPPKDSNFREEFKGFINPIIEFLARNNLPILANLYPYFGHIYNTVDVPLSYALFNQQGTNSIGYQNLFDALLDSFYFAIEKARGPNVEIVVSESGWPAEGNPSATIENAQTYYRNLVNHVKSRAGTPKKPGRIIETYLFAMFDENQKEGAVTEQHFGLFYPNQTAKYDLKFMYSD